CACATCAGAGCCCGTCATCGGAGCCGAGGCGTCCGCGGAGTAGGTGATGTGCGCGTTCGGAGCGTCCGCCTGCATGCCTTGCAGGATCGTGGTGCCGACGTCGGTGTTGTTGCCCGAACCGCCCTGCCACGTCACGCTCCAGCCGCCGAGCTGGTTGCCCAGGTCGTTCGCGTTGCTGCCGGCCACGTAGATGTTCGCGGTCGCCGACAGCGGGAGCGCCGCGGTGCCGGTCGCGGTCGAGACCGCGTTCTTCAGCAGCACCTGCGACTCGGCCGCCGCCTGCCGCGCCACGGCCCGGTGCGCCGCGTCGCCGATCGTCGAGGCGTTGGTCCGGTCCGCGTACGGCTGCTCGAAAAGGCCGAGCCGGAACTTCTGGGTCAGGATCCGGGTAACCGCGTCGTCGATCCGCGACTCGCTGACGAGGCCCTTGTTCACCAGGTCCTTGAGATCGTTCTCGAAGTTGACGTACTGATCGGGGACCATGATCATGTCGAGGCCTGCGTTGATCGAGGTCTCGATGTCGGTCTCGTAGTCCGGGCCGAGCTGGTTGATGGCCTGCCAGTCGCTGATGACGATGCCGGTGAAACCGTACTGCTGCTTGAGCACCCCGGTGATCATGTCGGCGCGGGCGTGCATCTTGATCGGTGCGGCGTCCTGGCCGATGATCTGCAGGCTCGAGTACGACGGCATGACCGAACCGATGTCGTGCTGCTGCACCGCCGCCTGGAACGGCGCCAGGTACAGCGCCTGCAACTGGGCCGGCGTCACCGTGGTGACACCCTGGTCGAGTTTGTACGAGCCCGAGGTGGAGGAGCCGTACGTGGTACCGCCGTCGCCGACGAAGTGCTTGGCGGTGGCCAACACGCTGGTGTCCTTGCTGAGCGCGCCGTCGCCCTGGAGCCCGTCGATGATGGTCTCCATCTGGGTGACCAGCGCCGGGTCCTCACCGAAGGACTCGTAGGTGCGACCCCAGCGCTCGTCCCGCGCCACGCACACGCAGGGCGAGAACGCCCAGGTGACGCCGGTGGCCCGGGTCTCGGTCGCGGTGATCTGGCCGTCCTGCTTGACCAGCGCCGGGTCGCGCGTCGCGCCCAGGGCGATATTCTGCGGGAAGACCGTCGCGCCGACCAGGTTGTTGTCTCCGTGTACGGAGTCCTCGCCGTAGATCAGGGGGATCTGCAGCGGGGTGGCCTGCGCCCGCGCCTGGAAGGAGTCGATCATGTCGGCCCATCCCTGCGGCGTGTTCGGCGTCGGGGTCGAGCCGCCGCCGCTGAGCAGAGAGCCGAGCGCGTCGCCGGTGATGTCCGACTGGTGCGTGAGGTCGCCGCGCTCCGCCTGGGTCATCTGGCCGATCTTCTCCTCCAGCGTCATCCGCGAGAGCAGGTCCGCCACCCTCGTGGCGACCGGCAGGGACGAGTCGAGGTACGGCAGGCCGTGCGCGTTGATCACCACGACCGGGTTGTCGGCGCTCACGTCCGCGCCGGTCGGCGCGAGTTGGAGCGGGATCGTCTTCGCAGTGGACGCGGTCGTGTTCGGCAGCGTCTGCACGGTGAAGGACTGCGTGCTGCCCGAGGCGGATCCGGCGGGGAAGGTCAGGGTTCCGCTGGTGTCGGTGTAGTCGGTGCCCGCCGTCGCGGTGCCGCCGCCAAGCGCGTAGCCGACGGTCACATCGTGGTCCAGCGCCTTGCCGCCGTCCGTGCTCAGCGTGACCCCGACCGTGGCCGTACCGCCCGGGTTGACCGCGTAGACCGCCTGCGCGGTGCTCACGTGCGCGTTGATGGTTCCCGTGTTGATTCCGTAGATCGCGAACTGGTCGACGTCGAACTCACCCGCGGTCGTGCCGGCGGGCTCGGTGAGCGCGAAGCCGCGCATCGCGGTGAGATCGATGGAGGTGTTGGTGGGCGCACCGGAGGGCTGGAAGTCGCTGCGGTGCTTGAGCGAGGCGAACGGGACCTGGATCAGGTGCCAGCCCTGCCAGTCGTCGGTGAAGAAGGTCTGCCACAGCTCCGAGTGCTCGCCATCAGCGCCACCCATCTTCACCTCGAACTCGTACGTGGGCCCGGAGCCGGGCACCGCGTCGTTGCTCGGGTTGTGGCCGTAGAACCAGAACTCGATGCCGGCGTACGCGCTCCAGTCCTCGGGCGCGGTCGTGGCCAGGTCGTAGCTGATGCCGCCGTAGCTGCTGTCGTCGGCCCAGGTGCCGCGCAACGCGTGGTTGTCCGTCACGCCGGGCCGGTCCAACTGGGCGATACTCAGCGTCGGGGTGCTCTCCGTGTTGCCGCCCCACGAGAACACCCCGGTGTTCGCCAGCGCGCCGTCGGTGTCGGTGATCGGGTTCGACCCTTCGAAGCCCTGCAGGATCTGCAGCGACTGGTAGATCTGCACGTCGTCGAACACCAGCGTGTTGCTCGAGCTGCCAGGCAGATTGACGGCGTAGCCCCACATGCTGGTCAGCGAGATCTGCGCGTCGTTCGGCGCGCCGGCCGGCTGGTAGTCCGCCCGCTTCTTCAGGTTCGCGAAGCCGACCTGCACCTTCTTCCAGCCGTTGACGTCGTCGGTGAAGAAGGACTGCCACAGCTCGGCGTGCTCGCCGTCCGCTCCGCCCATCTTCACCTCGAACTCGATCTTCTGGCCCGAGCCGGTTCCCTTCACCCAGAAGCTGAACCCGTCGTACGCGCTCCAGTCCTGCGCGGTGGCGAAGTCACGGGAGAACCCGCCCCACCCGGAGATCTTGTACGCGACCTGCAACGCCTGGTTGCCGCTCGCCGCGCCGGGCACGTCCGGAGCCGCGACCTGCGTCAGCGCCGGGTTCGAAGCGGTGTCCGAGCCGAAGGTGAACAGGCCGGGATTGCCGCTGCTGAACGGGATGGTGCCGTCGAAGCCGTCGATGCTCTGCACCGCGCCGTCGGTCGGCACCGGGTTCTCGTTCAGGATGCTGACAGTCGTGGTAGCCCGCGGGCCGACTGAGGTCCCGGACGGGCTCGCGTTCGCCAGCGTCACGCTGAACGTCTTGGTCGGCCCGTTCAGCGGGTCGGGCAGTGCCGTGAGGTGGATCGTCTGCGAGGTCTGTCCGGGCGCGAAGGTCAACGTTCCAGCCGCGGCGGCGTAGTCGGTGCCCGCGACCGCACTGCCGTCCGTGGTCGCGTAGTCGACCGTGACTGGAGCGGTGGAAGCCGTGTTCAGCTTCACCGGAAGGTCGATGGACGAGCCCTGCTGCAGGCTGGCGGCGTCGACGCCCGCGCTCACGCCCTCCTGGGTGAAGTGCCCGAGCACCTGGAACTCATAGATCGAATATCCGTACTGCGCGCCCGAGATGGTCGTGCGTGCGGTGCCGGTCAGCCGCACGTAGCGGCCGGTGGTACCGGATGGAGCCGAGAAGGACTCGGTTCCGCCGGCGCCCGAGGTGGTCGAGTAGACCTGCGTCCACGTCGTCGCGTCGCTAGAGACCTCGACGTGGTACGCGGTGGCGAAGGCGGCTTCCCACTGGATGGAGAAACCGGAGATCGCCGCGTTCGCACCGAGGTCGACCTGCAACCACTGCGGATCGCTCCACGCGGAAGACCAGCGGGTCGTGGCATCGCCATCGACCGCCGCGGAGGCCGGGGTGTCGGAACCCTGTGCCGAGGACGCGGTCGCCTCGGCGCCAAGGGCTATGTTCGTGTCAGAGGCCGTGTCGGCCACGGCGATCTGCTGGAATCCAAAGGTGAGCAGACCCGCGAGCAGCGCGAGCACCACTACGTGGACGGGCGCGCGGCGCCGGGTGCGGTATCGGCTGCGGTCAGCGGCGGGAAGGAACATGGCGAGAGCTCCATTGCTGGTCAGAACCATCGGTACAGCTTCGTGGGCAGTGCTGGGGAGTATCGCGGCGGCGGAGAACCGATGTCAATGGACTGGCTCGGTTCCGGAACCGGGCGTCCCTCCTCACCCCTTGACCGACCCGCTGAGCATGCCGCGCTCGAACAGACGCTGTATGACCTGTTAGAGCAGCACGCTCGGCACCATCAGGATGGCCGCGGCGGCCAGCCGCACGCCGTCGCCGAGTTCCTGGGAGGACTGCAGCGAGGTCACCACGACCGTCAGGGGGTTCATCGACGGCGTCTGGATGACGAGGAGCGGCAGCAGGTACTGGTCCCAGATCATCAGGAAGCCGAAGACCGCACACGTGCCGAGCGCGGGCTTGCACAGGGGCAGCACGATCCTCAGGAAGATGCGCAGATCGCCGGCGCCGTCCACGCGGGCCTGCTCCTCCAGTGCGAGCGGGATGCGCTTCATGAACCCGGTCAGGATGTAGATCGGCAGCCTCCATGACCGCGGAGTTGAGCAGCCCTCGGCTGACGCCGTTGTTCCAGGCCTGCGAGAGGTTCGACGCGCTCAGCCCTGCGTCCACAGGTCCATCCGGCCGAGCTGGTTCTGCGCCGCGCTGAACGCGGTGGCGATCATCGACCACAGCGCCGCGCAGTTGGCCACCAAGCACTCAAGGAGCGCGCCGGCGCGTCACCTGGGTATCGTCACACACGTGCGGAGACTCGATGCGGCTACGAGCAACTTGTCACCTGGCGAGCGGCGGTCGTGCGGCGCTGTACTGAGCACGCAACTGGACCGCGCGGCCTGCCTCGCGGAACGCATGCGTGGAGTGCTGCTCGCACAACAACTGAATGGCCGCTCGGATCTCCACTGCTTCACCGGCTCCGGCTCGGTCGGCGACTGCCTTGCCTCCTACAAGCTGCACGTCGACTATACCTACCAGCCCCCCGGCGACTTCTGGGCACTGCAATGGTGTGAGACTGGCATCTACCTCGCGCTCGCCGCACTAGTGAGCGGCGCCTGCTTCTGGCGACCGGCCAGAGCGCACCGCCGCCTCGCACTCGTCAGCCACGCTTGACGAAACCCATAGAGGCCCCCCGGACGACGGCTCCGGTCGCC
This genomic window from Actinospica robiniae DSM 44927 contains:
- a CDS encoding ABC transporter permease subunit — its product is MPIYILTGFMKRIPLALEEQARVDGAGDLRIFLRIVLPLCKPALGTCAVFGFLMIWDQYLLPLLVIQTPSMNPLTVVVTSLQSSQELGDGVRLAAAAILMVPSVLL
- a CDS encoding glycoside hydrolase family 3 N-terminal domain-containing protein, yielding MFLPAADRSRYRTRRRAPVHVVVLALLAGLLTFGFQQIAVADTASDTNIALGAEATASSAQGSDTPASAAVDGDATTRWSSAWSDPQWLQVDLGANAAISGFSIQWEAAFATAYHVEVSSDATTWTQVYSTTSGAGGTESFSAPSGTTGRYVRLTGTARTTISGAQYGYSIYEFQVLGHFTQEGVSAGVDAASLQQGSSIDLPVKLNTASTAPVTVDYATTDGSAVAGTDYAAAAGTLTFAPGQTSQTIHLTALPDPLNGPTKTFSVTLANASPSGTSVGPRATTTVSILNENPVPTDGAVQSIDGFDGTIPFSSGNPGLFTFGSDTASNPALTQVAAPDVPGAASGNQALQVAYKISGWGGFSRDFATAQDWSAYDGFSFWVKGTGSGQKIEFEVKMGGADGEHAELWQSFFTDDVNGWKKVQVGFANLKKRADYQPAGAPNDAQISLTSMWGYAVNLPGSSSNTLVFDDVQIYQSLQILQGFEGSNPITDTDGALANTGVFSWGGNTESTPTLSIAQLDRPGVTDNHALRGTWADDSSYGGISYDLATTAPEDWSAYAGIEFWFYGHNPSNDAVPGSGPTYEFEVKMGGADGEHSELWQTFFTDDWQGWHLIQVPFASLKHRSDFQPSGAPTNTSIDLTAMRGFALTEPAGTTAGEFDVDQFAIYGINTGTINAHVSTAQAVYAVNPGGTATVGVTLSTDGGKALDHDVTVGYALGGGTATAGTDYTDTSGTLTFPAGSASGSTQSFTVQTLPNTTASTAKTIPLQLAPTGADVSADNPVVVINAHGLPYLDSSLPVATRVADLLSRMTLEEKIGQMTQAERGDLTHQSDITGDALGSLLSGGGSTPTPNTPQGWADMIDSFQARAQATPLQIPLIYGEDSVHGDNNLVGATVFPQNIALGATRDPALVKQDGQITATETRATGVTWAFSPCVCVARDERWGRTYESFGEDPALVTQMETIIDGLQGDGALSKDTSVLATAKHFVGDGGTTYGSSTSGSYKLDQGVTTVTPAQLQALYLAPFQAAVQQHDIGSVMPSYSSLQIIGQDAAPIKMHARADMITGVLKQQYGFTGIVISDWQAINQLGPDYETDIETSINAGLDMIMVPDQYVNFENDLKDLVNKGLVSESRIDDAVTRILTQKFRLGLFEQPYADRTNASTIGDAAHRAVARQAAAESQVLLKNAVSTATGTAALPLSATANIYVAGSNANDLGNQLGGWSVTWQGGSGNNTDVGTTILQGMQADAPNAHITYSADASAPMTGSDVGVVVVGETPYAEGVGDVGNGSRTVDLSAGDKAAVDKVCAAMRCVVLIVSGRPMNIAPIQSEANAIVESWLPGSEGEGVADTLFGKSPFTGRLPDTWAKQIDATTTPVDVGIPATTGAYDPLYPYGWGLRTDSERTRITTVRDALAKQKDQTSKVAATLLTALLNGKGNWNADGSLAHTGAALALIAAASPAVQGTSPAAEANANLLVSVVRDIAQNAIVAGGATAMTRTAATTADAEHALMSGDATTAIAKLTKAYLTAAL